In a single window of the Branchiostoma floridae strain S238N-H82 chromosome 2, Bfl_VNyyK, whole genome shotgun sequence genome:
- the LOC118409670 gene encoding repulsive guidance molecule A-like: MVGSPSSPLENGQFTATATTKLTVIVKGEVAECAREKVYQAQQNNLPDAFADGTRSGGPNGIRSLVLDVRVPGRHVEIHIRYIDTTIVLRQIGNYLTFAIRMPEDVINTGNVDEDGLQLCVKGCPLSERIDYVEFLKHPPQSSNTVLHRSEVAMPKDLAIAKCRQSNVTDFYLDSCVFDLMTTGDANFTLAAKSALEDVNRLHPNPGRTHRNRTIESHLNVSQTPVNSAPSRTLPRRTLSLYMLLISCIILLTNWSYFVT, translated from the exons ATGGTGGGCAGCCCTTCGAGCCCACTCGAGAATGGGCAATTCACAGCC acagc GACAACCA AGCTGACGGTGATTGTGAAGGGAGAGGTGGCGGAATGTGCGCGGGAAAAGGTCTACCAGGCGCAGCAGAACAACCTCCCGGATGCCTTCGCTGACGGAACGCGCAGTGGCGGCCCGAACGGAATCCGCAGCCTCGTGCTCGACGTTCGGGTGCCGGGCAGGCACGTGGAGATCCACATCCGGTACATCGATACCACCATCGTGCTGCGCCAGATCGGGAACTACTTAACGTTTGCGATCCGGATGCCTGAGGACGTGATAAACACGGGTAATGTTGACGAGGATGGGCTGCAGCTGTGCGTGAAAGGATGCCCGCTGAGCGAGAGAATAGACTACGTGGAGTTCCTGAAGCACCCGCCGCAGTCTTCGAACACGGTGCTTCACCGTAGCGAGGTCGCCATGCCCAAGGATTTGGCGATAGCGAAATGCCGGCAGAGCAACGTGACAGACTTCTACCTGGATTCCTGTGTGTTTGACCTCATGACCACGGGAGACGCCAACTTCACCCTAGCAGCTAAGAGCGCGCTTGAGGATGTGAATAGATTGCATCCGAACCCCGGGAGAACTCACCGAAACAGAACGATAGAGTCTCACCTCAACGTTTCACAAACGCCAGTCAACAGTGCCCCGTCGAGAACTCTCCCCAGACGGACGCTCTCCCTGTACATGTTACTCATCTCGTGTATAATTTTATTAACTAATTGGTcatattttgtaacataa